The genomic stretch CATAACTTTGGAttatttttggaattttgataCAGGGTTTCATGGGACGAAACTTAATAACATTTGGCACCGTTTTGCCATCAAAAATGCATAATTTTGAGTTATGCcaatgttgcacgaaaccgacgctaTGTGGTGTTTTATTAGGAAAATTTCTAATCGAGTTTGTTAGTTTCTAGAAGAATTAAGATACAAAGAAGCTGCCTTGTGCTTCATTCAAAACTGATAAATATCCATATCACTTTAAGCAAACACAATTGTAATACTATTTACTGCAGCTTAAGTCATATTACCCGAATGTTAGATCCAGTGTGTTGTGAAAACCAATATCTCTAAATTCATTCGAATTGAAGTCAACATTTTGGCTGCAACAATAAAGATATTTCCTTTTTCagatatcgtcagttgaattcaagcATATCTTCATTCAAATTGTTtgtggccctgagaagggccGTTTGTTATGTAAGATGAGATCAAACGAAAGCCGATAATAGCCTTAAGCACGTTCACCACGAATGCGGCGAGCTAATTGGATGTCCTTTGGCATGATGGTCACACGCTTGGCGTGGATGGCGCACAGATTGGTATCTTCAAATAGACCAACCAGATAGGCTTCGCTAGCTTCCTGCAGAGCCATAACGGCAGAGCTCTGGAAACGCAAATCGGTCTTGAAATCCTGAGCAATTTCACGAACCAAACGTTGGAACGGAAGTTTGCGGATCAGAAGTTCGGTCGATTTTTGGTAACGACGGATTTCACGCAGAGCGACCGTTCCTGGCCGATAACGATGAGGCTTcttcactcctccggtagccgGGGCACTTTTACGGGCTGCCTTTGTGGCCAGTTGTTTACGGGGAGCCTTTCCTCCGGTGGATTTACGAGCGGTCTGCTTGGTACGGGCCATAGCGAGTAAGTTTCACAACTTCGGATAGCTTTGCAAAGCGGATAAATTCAAACTGATGATGCCAACGCTGGCAACTGACCCTATTTATAGTCCTATCAGTAACGGCTTTTACACGCCGATTTTCAAACACAAACATCTGTCATTCTTCCACATACTACTGGGATGTAGGGGAACTAACGATAGTTTACCTGTATGTACAATATAAGACATACACAAAGAACAAGAACTATCCCGTGGCATTAGGGGGAAATAGGATTTTGCTGCCTGCATGTAAGTTGCAATACAGAGAAACCAAAATATAATAGGCAGTTAAAATTGTTGGTTTGAAAACATATAAAAGCAAAACCAAGCTTTGTGTTGGCATCTCAGTTTGGAACATTCGTTAAAGGACAAACTAACTCTAGCTAAAAATGACTGGTCGCGGTAAAGGAGGAAAAGGACTCGGTAAAGGAGGCGCTAAGCGTCATCGCAAGGTTCTTCGTGATAACATCCAGGGTATCACTAAACCCGCCATCCGTCGTCTAGCACGCCGTGGAGGAGTGAAACGTATCTCCGGTTTGATCTACGAGGAAACTCGAGGTGTGCTGAAGGTTTTCCTGGAAAACGTAATTCGTGACGCTGTCACTTATACCGAACATGCCAAGCGAAAGACCGTCACCGCCATGGATGTCGTCTATGCGCTGAAACGCCAGGGACGTACTTTGTACGGTTTCGGAGGTTAAATTAATTCGACAGAAGATATTCCCACAAAAGGCCCTTCTAAGGGCCACAAAGTGATTAAAtgaaagttaattatttttccaattttcaagCTAGTGTTGTAGAACTCAGTTTTTAAGTATCTTGAACATTCAATTCATGCAGAAAACGAGCTCTAGTTTAAAACCTCTAATAAAAAACTTAGATCTCCATCCTGATCGAGAACAATTTGACTAGATTAGCTATCTTGAAaattgagttgtgccagtattaaattcaacttagGTAAGcagtaaataaaaatttaccACAGAGGATTGAATATGTACGTGCAgagaaaaaaatctttgttgtgaataaaagttatattttagattgctttgaacaaaaattggaTTGAGTTTCTTCATTTAAAGATTATGTTGGATTCAATATCCGCCACATCAGAAATAATATTTACAACAAAATATATAattcttttatattttaaatacTTGGTGCTAATGAATTCGTCATATTCAAACTTAGGCTAAAAATCTTGATCAAGCCATGAAGAATGGCTCAAACAAGACATACGACaaacataattttaaaaaatagcaaTGATTCCTTAATACGATTTTTATATTAGATAATAGAATAAACTGAAATTAAGATGATAATTTTCTTCCAAATATTCTCTATTAAATAGTAATACATGTAAATGTCTCGTCAAAATACCTCCTGATAGAGAGAAGGTTGAGTAACACTGGTATACAAAGGTTATGTCCtagagcttaaattaaaaatgaaggatcatagctttttaaccattgctGGTAAAGAAAACATTTGCAGAGATATAGGGTAGATAatccaatagttgtggtagcaccaatagttgcggtatcgcttttaaattcatcgtttaaatTAATTAGAGGTGAATTTcttatgctacatgttgaagaaacaatagattaaacataagtacataCGTTACTATATCAATATgtactgaaaatatccaaactactggaaaaaactgtatttttcagaaacttacctGGAAGGCACCCTTCACTacctattttcttattttgtccacaaagttTTTAAGATATGTGTGTGTTTTTAGTACGATTAATgctcatataattattttcccagataGTAGATTATTATAGAAACTGTTTcacaggtgaagttcgttaatTGGTGATCATACTATCTATAAATTACTTCCTCCTctattggatcacaggataCACTGTTCTCCTGTAGTTGCGGTATGTTCCGCATTTCTGATTTACGTTTATTAGAAAAGATTATGTGGGACTAATTGCGAATATTAAGGATAAGTaggtactaggggacatacGTAAATTATGTAACTTATCACTGTGGAAGGGGAAGGTTGGGTTCAAAAATTACCACACCTTCCCCTACCCCCGCGTTTACATGATCGGGCACAAAGTCTGCCGCCCTCAGCCCTAAAATGCTACGTTACTTATGTATGACCTCTTAATAGATGCTTACTCACTGCTTAtggtcttgtaattcttttGACGAGCCTTTCGCAGTATGTACAGTCAGAAACTAGATGgctcttttagtaaacactaacgtAGAAAATGTAGGCGCAGacatggtacgaagcagaggtGATAGACTTTAGCTTTTTTCAAGAGAAACACAAGAGAAAGAGACGTTTAGGATAGTGTCTAAAATTttacttgaacaaaaaaaaaagatgacaagaaaaagaagaagccacgTCGTAAGGAGAGCTACGCCATTTACATCTACAAGGTCCTGAAGCAAGTCCACCCCGACACCGGAATCTCTTCCAAGGCCATGAGCATCATGAACAGCTTTGTTAACGATATTTTCGAGCGCATCGCTGCTGAAGCTTCCCGCTTGGCTCACTACAACAAGCGTTCTACGATTACTTCTCGCGAGGTTCAAACCTCTGTCCGTCTGTTGTTGCCAGGAGAATTGGCCAAACACGCCATCTCTGAGGGCACCAAGGCTGTCACCAAGTACACCAGCTCCAAGTAATTGTTTCGGATGCCATGCATTGATTATCGTACACCAATCGGTCCTTTTTAGGGCCAACAAATGATACTCGAAGAAGAATTTGaatttcttattttattttatcattgtTATTATGATGACAAAAGCAAGAGAATGTTGCCGTGAAGCTCAAATTAgatgccctagaaagattataactTCTCAACAactcctgtaaattttggtgcacCTAGTTTGGTGCTAAATATATCCAAAGGGcggctcgccgggttcgtcgcttctgcGTTGGCTTGCGGGAAATATCAATCTGCAAATGTTATATTTGcaagaaatggttaaaaagctatgatCCTTCTCCttttagtttgagctctaggacaaaacctgtgtttacaaGTGTTACTCAACCTTCTCTCTATCAGGAGGTATTTTGACGAGACATGTATTCCCGTTTAACAGAGAATATTTGGAAGAGAATTCTCACCTTAATTTTGATTTATTCTATTGTctaatataaaaattttattacaaaagttcacatcaatggacaacgtaatactaattccctaacaaaaaaaatataaaaatcgtaTTAAGGAATCATTGCCATTTCTAAAATTGAGTTTGTCGTATGTTTTGTTTGAGCCGTTCTTCATGGCTTGATCAAGAATTTTAGCATAAGTTTGAATATGACGGATTCATCTAATCATAATATAAAAGAACCatcatatttttttgtaaatactATTTCTGATGTGAAGAAATTGAATCCAACATAATCTTCAAATAAAGAAACTCAATCCAAGTTTTTGTTTAAAGCAAtccaaaatataatttttatttacgACAAAGTTACTTTCCTCTTTACGTACATTTTCCATCCTCTGtggtaaattattatttactgcATACCTCAGTTGAATTTAATACTGGTACTCACACTTAATTtttctcggcaaacttcccaacagctgatcaaACTCGGCGAAATTTTTGCGGATGCCAGCAATACATTTCTACGAACATTCGGCAAATATATCGGTCTACCGTGAGCCAGCGAACGTTGACATTTCATTTACCAATGTTCTCTAAAATTTTGCCGGAAACTTGTGGAATATTtcactgaatttatcagcttttgagttctcggcaataaaatcaaaGTGTGCTTCTTAATAATCAAGATAGCCCATTAGTCTAATTATTGTTCTTGATCAGGATggagatttaatttttttttttcgagatttgAAACTAGAGCTCGTTTTCTGCATGAATTGAATGTTCAAGATACTTCAAAACTTAGTTCTACAACACTAGcttgaaaatgagaaaaataattaactttcaTTTAATCATTTTGTGGCCCTTAGAAGAGCCGTTTGTGGGAATATCTTTTGTCGAATCAATTTAACCTCCGAAACCGTACAGAGTGCGTCCCTGGCGTTTCAGCGCATAAACGACATCCATGGCGGTGACGGTCTTTCGTTTTGCGTGTTCGGTATAAGTGACAGCGTCACGGATCACGTTTTCCAGGAAAACCTTAAGCACACCTCGGGTTTCCTCGTAGATCAAACCGGAAATACGTTTCACTCCTCCACGGCGCGCCAGACGACGGATGGCGGGTTTAGTGATACCCTGGATGTTATCACGTAGAACCTTGCGATGACGCTTAGCGCCTCCTTTACCGAGTCCTTTTCCTCCTTTGCCGCGACCAGTCATTTTGAGGTTGAGTTAGTTTGTTCTTCAACGAATGTTTCAAACTGAGATGCCAACACAAAGTTTGGTTGAGCTTTTATATGTTTTCGAATCAACAATTTCAACTACctgttatatttttgtttctttgtatTGTAACGTACATACAGGCAACATAATCCTATTTCCCCTTAATGCCACAGTCCACAGGAGTTCTTGTTCTTTGTGTATGTTACATGCTGTACATACAGGCAAACTATCTCTAGTTCCCCTATATCACATTAGTATGTAAACGGATAGCAGATGTTTGTGTTTGAAAATCGGGGCGTAAATGCCGTTACTGTTGGAACTATAAATAGGGTCAGTTGCCTGCGTTGGCATCATCAGTTTGAATTTATCCGTTTTGGAAAGCTATTCGACGTTGTAAAACTCATTCGCCATGGCCCGTACCAAGCAGACCGCTCGTAAATCCACCGGAGGAAAGGCTCCTCGTAAACAGTTGGCCACGAAGGCAGCCCGTAAAAGTGCCCcggctaccggaggagtgaagAAGCCTCATCGTTATCGTCCAGGAACGGTCGCTCTGCGTGAAATCCGTCGTTATCAAAAATCGACCGAACTTCTGATCCGCAAACTTCCGTTCCAACGTTTGGTTCGTGAAATTGCTCAAGATTTCAAGACCGATTTGCGTTTCCAGAGCTCTGCCGTTATGGCTCTGCAGGAAGCTAGCGAAGCCTATCTGGTTGGTCTTTTTGAAGATACCAATCTGTGCGCCATCCACGCCAAGCGTGTGACCATCATGCCAAAGGACATCCAATTAGCTCGCCGCATTCGTGGTGAACGTGCTTAAGGCTATTATCGGCTTTCGTTTGATCTCATCTTACATAACAAACggcccttctcagggccacaAACAATTTGAATGAAGATATGcctgaattcaactgacgatatctGAAAAAGGAAATATCTTTATTGTTGCAGCAAAAATATTGACTTCATCTCGAATGAATTTAGAGATATTGGAAGCTGCATTACTATAGTATTTCAGTTATATTTGCTTAAAGTGATATGGATATTTATCAGTTTTGAGTGAAGCACAAGGCAATTTCTTTGTATCCTAATTCTTCTAGAAACTAACATTTGGACAAACTCGATTAGAAATTTTCCTAATAAAACAAAGCATAGCGTCGGTTTcatgcaacactggcacaactcaaaattatgctattttgatttttttggcaaacgatgccaaatattaCTAAGTTTTATCCCACGAAACCCTGTATCAAAATTCCCAGAAAATCCAAAGTTATGAGttgaagtgcctttgctgcacaaatcgaaatttcactATAAAGTTAATAAAAATAAGGTGTTAACTTGTACAAAGTGCttaaaatatgtgcataatagaccttaAAGTGTTAGATATGGATTAGAAATCTTGAAATTCAACGTtttcttgaatattgaaaaataatttttcgacgttaattttcaaacgcatttttctcgaaattcgtttttcgagttgtgccagtgttgcacgaaaccgacgataacATAAATTGGCTTCATTTTTAAcgataaaattgattttatgccTCAATAAGACAATAATTCTGTTATCCTTTCATACTAACAGACTTCAAATGTTGTTTTTTCAAGCCCGTGTGCAAATCATCGATCAAAATTAAATGACTATGGAATTGATATGCATTCATTTTGCAGCTGGTGTCTGTGAATTAATGTATAACAATCCCGTCTTAGAAGATTATGAACGAATAagctattttgttaattttcgcAATTAAAATAGGTTTATGGTTAATTTGTGAAggtaatgaattatttttctcgAATAAAGTAAAATAATTCTTTCCTTGAGGAACATAAACGGATGAAAGTCGAAGCATCGCATTTTTTCGTcctccatgtttttccatttggAACAGTAATGTTTTATGGACAGTGCAGTAAAATCAAACTAACTTCTTCAAATACTTCTTTGGTAGTCCTAAAAAGGACTGATTGTTCTGAATTCTGTTAATTCTATTCAATGTTTACTTCTTGGCAGCGGCCTTTTTCGGGGCAGCCTTTTTAGCCGGAACAGCAGCCTTCTTCGGTTTCGGGGTTTTCGGTTTCTTGGCCGCGGTCTTCGATGGTTTTGTGGCTTTCTGTTTTGGAGCAGCAGCTTTTTTCACTCCAGCAGCCTTCTTGGCCGCTTTAGCAGGAGCTGCCTTGGCCTTCTTCTCACCGGTTTTCTTGGCAGCGGTGGCTTTTGGTTTCTTGGCAGcggtgacttttggtttcttgGCAACCTTCTTCTCGCCAGCAGGTTTCTTAGCTTTGGTTTCCTTCTTAGGTTTCTTGGCCTTTTTCTCTCCAGCTGGTTTCTTTGCATCGGCTTTAACCTTGAATGAGCCGGACGCACCAGATCCCTTAGTCTGGACCAGTGTGCCCTTCTCGACACCCGATTTCAGGGCCTTTTTCAAGAACGGAGCCAACTTGGCAACATCGCATAAGTAATTAGCGGCGATGTACTTCTTGATGGCCTGCAGCGAGGATCCGTTACGTTCCTTGAGGGTCTTGAGGGCGGCCAAAACCATGTCGTTCACTGGAGGGTGAGTTGCTGGCTTCTTTGGTTTCTTGGCGTCTCCCTTGGATGCCTTGGCCTTTTTTGGTGCCTTTGCCGGTGAGGCAGCGACcggagcagcagcagcagttgcagTATCAGCCATTATGCTTTGATGTTTACGAAATCTTACGAGACTGTGATGAAATACGAATTATGAATCATTTAGCCTTAGTTTAATAAGTATACATTTCTATCGTCCGTGCTAGGGAAAGCATTGACACGGGGAGAAAAATGGCAACGGATACGTAGAACACCATTTTCTGATATTGCTATTTAAAACACCTTAATTGTTAGAAGACATGCTATTATAGAATATATTTATTCGCTATAAGTCTTCTAGCATTCATAAACTTTTCAtaactgaataaaaaaaatgaatgtttcGTTCTGATCGTCATGAAATATTTCTTGTAAGTAACGGATCTCAAAACAGGGACTTGAGTGTTGTTGaaaaatagttatttttttgtattttatcaATTTGTTTGCCAGTTAAGCAATTGTTATTCGATAAATGAATATATTTGCTTACTTCGTGAGTAGATATTTCACATTTATAATGTAATGCTAAAGCTATACCCATCCGAATTAAAAATCATTATTGGCAGCACACGTATGCCTCGCTATACTGATTGATTTGGAAGATGTGtcataaaaaaacttattttatttccgatacgaaataaaattgaataaaaaataaatttactgaaTTCTAAAGGTTGTTATAACCTTTTCGGGTGGTGTTGCTACATGCAATTGTTTATAAATATATTGCTTACTAATTCCAAACTAATCAAAGTATTGAGTGCATAAACACTGTCACGGCACTTGAGAATTCAAATGAGTAAAATTCCAGGCTGGAGACTAATCATTGTACTAGTATCAGCAGTTTCTTccagatagtaataataatactcCAGGACAAGATTTTTGAATCAAACACAGATAGTTGGCCGAGTTAgctaatttttggttttttcaaTACAGACATAATTAAGATTTATTCTCAATTACTACAAACAGTTAAACTATGTTTGGGGTCGCTGAAACCTTGCACTGTTGTTCTTTCTGGATAGAGAGGCCGTTTTATTTCTTCTTAAGACTCTCAACTGCTGTTTGAAAAGGGCCTACCCGAAACTTTGTCTggatactcaaaaaaaaaagttctaagtgaaaatgtcaaataaTGCAAAAGTTCAtaccttttttgtttttattttatcaacaccaaattttgacagataagTAAATATTGTCATCTCTAATGCGCATAAGGCACTGTTGTGCAGAAATGGTGCAAAGAAAATTTACCGTGTTTTCTCAGCACCTTCTAATGACCCGCATCCGTCACCGGTTTGAATCCATTGGAATTCAGTTTTTGGGGATACATGCTGGGTGAAGTAGAACACTTTTAAGAACCGTTTGCTGATAATCTGGTGCGTGTGGCTTGTGATAATTTTGAGAAGCGTTTTCAAATGCACAGGCGAAAGATTTGAACTGATTGAACTATAACTTTACTATTCTATTATGATGAACTAGTGAAGAACTAGTGAATTTTATGGAACTCTGGTTTGTTCGGAGTTGATAcattgataaaattttgtagCTTGTTACTAGTAGGTACTAACTAGTGAAATTAGTCTAACAATAAAGTGAGTATTACCATATAATAAGCATAATACGATTACATATTTATTAACTTTAAAATTtggaactttgaaaaaaaaaattctatttttatgAACTCTTGTTATATTGATCGGACAACCAATGTTTTTATAATTGTAAGAACTTGTTTATTTCTGACTTTTGAGTTTTTAAGCAATTGTTGCAATACGTAAAAGCAATTTTCACCGTCGGATCTGTTTATCCGAAACATCAACTTTAAGCTTACTGTTGATCTATAGATATCGAATTATTTTCCAAATTAAACACCAATCCTCCGTGGGATAGTCATATAGACACCATAGGAGGTTTCGTTAGGCGCACAAAAATCTCTTTGAGCCACTTGAGCAGTGGATGTAAATAGAGCACAAATAGGTGAATTGAGAGCGGGTCACCTTGGCGAACCGATATCTGGATGGAGAAGGCTGCCTAGAGATGTCTATTTATCAACAGGAGAGAAGACATCTCCGATCTTTTGGAGAACGCTAATCAGAAACAACCGAGCACATGTTACGGAAAAGGAAACATCGATGCACAATGTCGAATTTGTGTTGACAAAATTTGTGTAAAGTGGAAGTGAAGTGCATTTTGTCCTGAAATGCCAGGACGAACCAAAAAAGTTCGCTTTGATGCACGTAAGGCTTCTCCTCCGAGTGATTCAGAAAGCAATTGATATGAAATTTTTTCCACTATAGGTGATCAAGAATTTGAAGCTTCTCGTTCGAAGCAAAATGCCGGTATGAAGAAagctaaagttccacctattgtggtgaTAGTTGCAAATTTAACAGCTTTTCGTTCAGAATTTTCATCATTTCTTTCTGATTCTTTCTGACCTTTTAaggagaagcagcgagattgggacttgtcattaaatctgccaaaacgaagtacatggtagctggcatagagcgtgggagttcccgtggtgttgaCGCTGAGGTGGGGAActatttgaagtggttgacgaattcgtttatcttggtacgcttgtgacatgtgacaacgatatgagccatgaagtgaaacgacgagttgcagctgcgaacagggccttctacggactacgtaaccagctaaggtcccgtattttgcaaactcgcacaaaactagcgctgtataggacgctgatactcccggtggccctttacggacatgaagcatggacgctgaaggaagcttaTCGACgaatgctcggagtttttgagcgtaaagttctgcgatcgatacttggcggtaaactggaagatgaagtgtggcgcagacgcataaaTCACgtgttgtaccaggtatacaaacatgctgatatagtgaaggtaattcAGCGggacaggcttcagtgggctggacatgtagccaggatgcctgacgagagagaacccaaaactatcttcagaagggaaccaggaagaggccgtcgactccgtggtaggcctcgcacgtgGTGGGTGTGCGCGGTGGACGAAGATGAACGATCTGcaggtgtacgaggagactggagaacggctgcccaagacagaagaagctggacatctctaattcgttcggccctagaccggtgaacggtccgttagtcAACAAAGTAAAGTTAAGGTAAAGTAAGTAAGACAAAGACTAagaccaagtaattttgatgaattgtcaagcctatggccATGGAACTCGCATCTGCCATATGACAACAAAATGCATGATTTGTGGTAACTCTTCTCACACAAAGGACATCTGTCCTGTGAAAGTTTAGTTTAGATTAGAAAggtagtttcaaatgtgtaa from Wyeomyia smithii strain HCP4-BCI-WySm-NY-G18 chromosome 3, ASM2978416v1, whole genome shotgun sequence encodes the following:
- the LOC129729775 gene encoding histone H4; the protein is MTGRGKGGKGLGKGGAKRHRKVLRDNIQGITKPAIRRLARRGGVKRISGLIYEETRGVLKVFLENVIRDAVTYTEHAKRKTVTAMDVVYALKRQGRTLYGFGG
- the LOC129732937 gene encoding histone H2B-like → MVRSRDDKKKKKPRRKESYAIYIYKVLKQVHPDTGISSKAMSIMNSFVNDIFERIAAEASRLAHYNKRSTITSREVQTSVRLLLPGELAKHAISEGTKAVTKYTSSK
- the LOC129729766 gene encoding histone H3 translates to MARTKQTARKSTGGKAPRKQLATKAARKSAPATGGVKKPHRYRPGTVALREIRRYQKSTELLIRKLPFQRLVREIAQDFKTDLRFQSSAVMALQEASEAYLVGLFEDTNLCAIHAKRVTIMPKDIQLARRIRGERA
- the LOC129729762 gene encoding histone H1B-like, whose translation is MADTATAAAAPVAASPAKAPKKAKASKGDAKKPKKPATHPPVNDMVLAALKTLKERNGSSLQAIKKYIAANYLCDVAKLAPFLKKALKSGVEKGTLVQTKGSGASGSFKVKADAKKPAGEKKAKKPKKETKAKKPAGEKKVAKKPKVTAAKKPKATAAKKTGEKKAKAAPAKAAKKAAGVKKAAAPKQKATKPSKTAAKKPKTPKPKKAAVPAKKAAPKKAAAKK